The following coding sequences are from one Halobacteriovorax sp. JY17 window:
- a CDS encoding DUF1330 domain-containing protein translates to MSYEMIVGLQVKNDEQYDLYRQAMTPLLENYGGGFRYDFRISEVLKNEEGRPINRVFAIFFEDKKSMGSFFANDKYLAIKAEFFEGSVEATTIISEYVRS, encoded by the coding sequence ATGAGCTATGAGATGATAGTTGGTTTACAAGTGAAGAATGACGAGCAGTACGATCTCTATCGCCAAGCAATGACTCCTTTGTTAGAGAATTATGGGGGAGGCTTTCGTTATGATTTTAGAATTTCTGAAGTATTGAAAAATGAAGAAGGGCGACCAATTAACCGCGTTTTTGCCATCTTCTTTGAAGATAAGAAAAGTATGGGCTCTTTCTTTGCCAATGATAAATATCTCGCAATTAAGGCGGAGTTCTTCGAGGGTTCTGTTGAGGCAACAACAATAATCTCTGAGTATGTGAGAAGTTGA
- a CDS encoding Hsp70 family protein, with protein sequence MNYYAIDFGTSNSLINHISDSNEITPIPMEGDSNFILRSLIFTMSQREWFFGEEAIAEYTENNGEGRFFRSLKKFLADPHFKGTEIHNKKYSIEAIIAIFLREMKERADLFTGMKVENVVMGRPAKYSLSKENDQLAEDRMRKACELAGFTNIHFCPEPLAAGLDFDKDNVEKKIVLIADFGGGTSDFTLMQLHTGQYTQDDILGLSGVYRAGDSLDGEMMRKFIAKHFGAKFSFTLPMGNQTLTFPRALLKKICSPALITQLREKETWEYLKTIHPFAKDQENKRHLDQLFSLVDYQLGYTVFQEIEKSKITICSNDIDLHTFLFSYGDIDVKEEIQKEKYVEAMEPVVEEIINAMMEVFTQSGLNPSQVDEVVLTGGTAQFTQIQNRLKEVFGSEKLVEHDIYQSVVGGLSQYATLL encoded by the coding sequence ATGAACTACTACGCTATAGACTTTGGAACATCCAACTCACTTATTAACCATATCTCAGACTCTAATGAGATTACACCGATTCCAATGGAAGGGGATAGTAATTTTATCCTTAGATCCTTAATTTTTACAATGAGTCAAAGAGAGTGGTTCTTTGGTGAAGAAGCAATCGCTGAGTATACTGAAAATAATGGTGAAGGACGATTCTTTAGGTCCTTAAAGAAGTTTCTTGCTGACCCACACTTTAAGGGGACAGAGATCCACAATAAGAAGTACTCGATTGAAGCAATCATCGCTATATTTCTACGAGAAATGAAAGAGCGCGCAGACCTTTTTACTGGTATGAAAGTTGAAAATGTTGTTATGGGTCGGCCTGCAAAATACTCACTATCTAAAGAAAACGATCAACTTGCTGAAGATAGAATGCGAAAGGCCTGTGAACTTGCAGGTTTTACTAATATTCATTTTTGTCCAGAACCTCTCGCCGCTGGACTAGATTTTGATAAAGATAATGTAGAAAAAAAGATTGTTCTAATTGCTGACTTTGGAGGAGGGACTTCTGACTTCACTCTAATGCAATTACATACGGGTCAATATACCCAAGATGATATCCTAGGCCTTTCTGGAGTCTACAGAGCTGGAGACTCTCTTGATGGTGAGATGATGCGAAAGTTTATAGCGAAGCACTTTGGTGCGAAGTTTAGCTTTACACTCCCAATGGGAAATCAAACTCTAACATTCCCGAGAGCTCTTCTAAAGAAAATATGCTCTCCTGCCCTCATCACTCAGCTTCGAGAAAAAGAGACATGGGAATACTTAAAGACTATTCATCCATTTGCAAAGGATCAGGAAAATAAGCGCCACCTTGATCAACTCTTCTCCCTCGTTGACTACCAACTAGGCTATACGGTTTTTCAAGAAATAGAGAAATCAAAAATAACAATTTGCTCTAATGATATAGATCTTCATACCTTTCTTTTTTCCTATGGCGATATAGATGTCAAAGAGGAAATTCAGAAAGAAAAATACGTAGAGGCCATGGAACCAGTCGTTGAAGAAATTATCAATGCAATGATGGAAGTATTCACTCAATCAGGTCTCAACCCATCTCAAGTTGATGAAGTTGTCCTTACGGGTGGAACAGCTCAATTCACTCAAATTCAAAATCGCTTGAAGGAAGTTTTTGGGAGTGAAAAACTTGTCGAACATGACATTTACCAGTCAGTTGTTGGCGGATTATCTCAATACGCAACCCTTCTCTAA
- a CDS encoding chloride channel protein: MKTFLKKLFPASWKLVLLSIALGILMFFAAEFLLALIRAISNLTFFGEIDLHSNELPHAGSYLILIIPLIGALSLGLMARYLDHGIRGHGIPEVIERIESHKSNIPFKLLWLRPIACAISIGTGGPYGAEGPVIGMGGAFGSFIGRLFKLKETEKKILLAAGAAAGISAVFGVPVGAVFLVSELFTRNQNIKNLFPIAIASLFAYIARVIFMGEKPLFHINFEAFHLTPEVLGAFGIVAIILGVTAALSIYAVEFFEDCYEKLPVHWMWWPMIGVLPLVVFAFFYPDILGPSYELLQSLFEIQDSYSLIIKLAIIKGVVWAFAVSSRTTSGTLAPLLIFGAGVGLLSFTQIAPLLGISPDIYPVAALIGAGAYFGAISGAPVSSALIVLEMTGSLSLLPVSFGTCLTAVLVTKALVSKSIMQTEYS; this comes from the coding sequence ATGAAAACATTTCTTAAAAAACTTTTTCCTGCTTCTTGGAAGCTTGTACTACTTTCTATTGCCTTAGGAATTCTCATGTTCTTTGCTGCAGAATTCTTACTTGCTTTAATTAGAGCAATTTCCAATTTAACTTTCTTTGGAGAGATTGATTTACACTCTAATGAACTCCCTCATGCTGGAAGTTATCTGATACTTATTATACCTCTTATAGGGGCCCTATCCCTCGGTTTAATGGCCAGATATTTAGACCATGGAATCAGAGGTCATGGAATACCGGAAGTCATAGAGAGAATAGAATCTCACAAATCGAATATTCCTTTCAAGCTTCTTTGGCTTAGACCAATCGCCTGTGCCATCTCTATTGGAACCGGTGGTCCATACGGAGCAGAAGGTCCTGTCATAGGAATGGGCGGAGCCTTTGGATCTTTCATCGGACGACTATTTAAATTAAAAGAGACCGAGAAAAAAATCCTCTTGGCCGCTGGCGCGGCTGCTGGAATTTCTGCAGTCTTTGGAGTTCCTGTTGGTGCAGTATTTCTAGTGTCAGAATTATTTACCAGAAACCAAAATATTAAAAACCTCTTTCCAATAGCAATCGCTTCACTCTTCGCTTATATCGCAAGAGTAATCTTTATGGGAGAAAAGCCTCTCTTTCACATAAATTTTGAAGCCTTTCATTTAACCCCAGAAGTACTTGGAGCTTTTGGAATTGTTGCCATTATCCTAGGAGTAACTGCAGCCCTTTCAATTTATGCAGTGGAGTTCTTCGAAGATTGCTATGAAAAACTTCCCGTGCACTGGATGTGGTGGCCGATGATTGGAGTTCTCCCTCTTGTAGTATTCGCATTCTTTTATCCAGATATTCTAGGACCTAGCTACGAACTTCTTCAATCTCTTTTTGAAATACAAGACAGCTATTCTCTAATTATAAAACTAGCAATAATAAAAGGAGTTGTGTGGGCCTTCGCAGTTAGTTCAAGAACGACTTCAGGAACACTCGCACCACTACTTATTTTTGGAGCAGGAGTTGGGCTACTCAGCTTTACACAAATTGCCCCTCTTCTAGGTATCTCACCAGATATCTATCCTGTAGCGGCACTTATCGGAGCAGGTGCTTATTTTGGAGCGATTTCAGGCGCTCCAGTTTCCTCCGCTCTTATAGTTCTTGAAATGACAGGATCATTATCATTACTGCCTGTTAGCTTTGGAACATGCCTTACCGCCGTTCTAGTCACGAAGGCCCTTGTATCAAAAAGTATCATGCAAACGGAGTACTCTTAA
- a CDS encoding Bax inhibitor-1/YccA family protein, with amino-acid sequence MNTANIYRTEQSISEENARFMSGVYRWMTIGILLTSFISYYVSQSRELIEMIVGNKIIFYGLIIAQLGAVFFLSAKIKTISAFAATSVYLLYAGLTGLTLSVIFLIYTSESIQSAFILSAFSFAGLSAFGYFTKRDLGPIGTFCHMALWGMIGFAILSMFFPSLMSSGASKIYGICGVVVFSGLTAYDTQKIKDSNIIGNEGSEEDRKETIFGALTLYLDFINLFLSILRLMGNRRK; translated from the coding sequence TTGAATACTGCTAATATTTATAGAACTGAACAAAGTATAAGTGAGGAGAACGCCCGCTTTATGAGTGGTGTTTATAGATGGATGACCATTGGAATATTGCTCACTTCATTTATTTCGTACTATGTATCACAGTCTAGGGAATTAATTGAAATGATTGTAGGAAATAAAATCATTTTCTATGGTCTAATAATTGCTCAACTTGGAGCAGTCTTCTTTCTTTCAGCTAAGATTAAAACGATCTCCGCTTTTGCTGCTACCTCTGTTTATCTTCTCTATGCAGGACTAACGGGGTTAACTCTCTCGGTAATCTTTTTGATCTATACAAGTGAAAGTATTCAGTCCGCCTTTATTCTTTCGGCCTTCTCATTTGCGGGATTAAGTGCATTTGGATATTTTACTAAAAGAGACTTAGGCCCTATTGGAACATTTTGTCATATGGCCCTTTGGGGAATGATTGGTTTTGCAATTCTTTCAATGTTCTTTCCAAGTCTTATGAGTTCTGGAGCTAGTAAAATTTACGGTATTTGTGGTGTCGTTGTTTTTTCTGGACTAACGGCCTACGATACTCAGAAGATAAAGGATTCAAATATTATAGGTAATGAGGGAAGTGAAGAGGATAGAAAGGAAACTATCTTTGGCGCTTTAACACTATACTTAGACTTTATTAACCTCTTCTTGTCTATTCTTCGCCTCATGGGGAATAGAAGAAAATAG
- a CDS encoding helix-turn-helix domain-containing protein → MKTEIMRIQNVLKSSLREKGLHYKDLSKEMNISQATVKRLLNNDDVSLSKLIELCHSIGLDFFEVSERASHQRSKVYHFSKQQELFLAKDLKNFRYFRLLVLKESVSNIIEKLAITEQQSNKILKTLENLELIERWQYDKIKLLADFPFKWIPNGSLQKKYSGHILERVTQETKEAQLNDLSSDSKNNLIITEILLDENSQQEFNKELRKLVERYKAISKVELISKSKHASIFSSFFLTGKFSWWSS, encoded by the coding sequence ATGAAAACAGAAATTATGAGAATCCAAAATGTCTTAAAATCTTCCCTAAGAGAAAAAGGTCTTCACTATAAAGATCTTTCAAAGGAAATGAATATTTCTCAAGCGACAGTCAAAAGACTCTTAAACAATGATGATGTATCCCTAAGTAAACTCATAGAATTATGTCATAGTATAGGCCTAGATTTCTTCGAAGTAAGTGAAAGAGCATCTCACCAAAGAAGTAAGGTCTACCACTTCTCAAAACAGCAAGAGCTCTTTTTAGCAAAAGACTTAAAAAACTTTCGATATTTTCGTTTACTAGTTCTTAAAGAAAGTGTCTCAAATATTATTGAGAAGTTAGCAATAACAGAACAACAAAGTAATAAGATTTTAAAGACTCTTGAAAATCTTGAACTCATTGAAAGATGGCAATATGACAAAATAAAACTATTAGCGGACTTCCCTTTTAAGTGGATTCCAAATGGATCACTGCAGAAGAAATACTCTGGCCATATTTTAGAACGAGTTACGCAAGAAACAAAAGAGGCGCAACTCAATGATCTCAGTTCCGACTCAAAGAATAATTTGATTATTACTGAAATTCTTTTAGATGAAAACTCTCAGCAAGAGTTTAACAAAGAATTGAGAAAACTTGTCGAGCGCTATAAAGCAATTTCAAAAGTTGAACTTATCTCCAAATCAAAGCATGCAAGTATATTCTCAAGCTTCTTTCTTACTGGAAAGTTCTCCTGGTGGTCTTCGTGA
- a CDS encoding GyrI-like domain-containing protein, with product MEIVQLESIQLKGISVRTRNSNEMDPLTAKIGSLWERFYNENAKHLNSNSSVYGVYYSYESDATGEFNVLAGSTFENVGSELSKVSTEKGKYMVFSKEGEMPGAVIEAWQEIWSFFSKSECSYNREYLTDFEKYIGTNKVEVYIGIK from the coding sequence ATGGAAATAGTGCAATTAGAAAGTATTCAGTTGAAAGGTATTTCTGTGAGAACAAGAAACTCTAATGAGATGGATCCTTTAACTGCTAAAATTGGAAGTCTTTGGGAGCGTTTCTATAATGAAAATGCAAAACACTTAAATTCTAATTCAAGTGTTTACGGAGTTTATTATTCTTATGAGTCTGACGCGACAGGAGAGTTTAATGTTTTAGCAGGGTCTACTTTTGAAAATGTAGGTAGTGAACTCTCTAAAGTGTCTACTGAGAAAGGAAAGTATATGGTCTTTTCAAAAGAAGGCGAAATGCCCGGTGCAGTTATCGAGGCTTGGCAAGAGATTTGGTCTTTTTTCTCAAAAAGTGAATGCAGCTATAATAGAGAATATCTCACTGATTTTGAAAAATACATCGGCACAAATAAAGTCGAAGTTTATATTGGTATAAAATAA
- a CDS encoding TPM domain-containing protein: protein MLKIIKILLFSILTLNTFSKEVPRLRPVVDEAGLLSREAVSALTYALEDIKKQTTNEIAILTVDSLEGEPIESYAIKVADQWKLGQAKSDNGVLLLVSLKDRKIRIEVGQGLEGSLPDITSGRIIRSMSQYFKKNDYQSGIILGVSQIVKHTGGELRNTPRVRGHKSQGGFSFLSLLIIIILASIFGRGGRGGGGGFLAAMLIGSAMGGGRSSSYGGSRGGGFGGGGGFGGGGFGGGGGFSGGGASGGW from the coding sequence ATGTTGAAAATAATTAAAATTTTATTATTTTCAATTCTAACTTTAAATACTTTTTCAAAAGAAGTTCCAAGATTAAGACCTGTAGTTGATGAAGCAGGTCTTCTGTCGAGGGAAGCTGTTTCGGCACTTACGTATGCTCTTGAAGATATCAAAAAGCAAACAACGAATGAAATTGCTATTTTGACTGTGGATTCTCTGGAAGGTGAGCCTATTGAGAGTTATGCCATTAAAGTTGCTGATCAGTGGAAGTTAGGACAGGCGAAATCAGATAATGGAGTTCTCTTACTGGTTTCTCTAAAAGATAGAAAAATTAGAATAGAAGTAGGACAAGGACTTGAAGGTTCACTCCCTGATATTACTTCTGGAAGAATTATTAGATCAATGTCTCAGTACTTCAAGAAAAATGATTATCAATCAGGAATAATTCTTGGTGTCAGTCAGATCGTAAAGCATACAGGTGGAGAGCTTAGAAATACTCCTCGTGTTCGTGGACATAAGTCTCAAGGGGGATTCTCCTTTCTTAGTCTTCTCATCATTATTATTCTCGCTAGCATCTTTGGTCGTGGAGGCCGAGGTGGTGGGGGAGGATTCCTTGCTGCCATGTTGATAGGAAGTGCGATGGGAGGCGGAAGAAGCTCTAGTTACGGAGGCTCCAGAGGAGGAGGCTTTGGTGGCGGAGGCGGTTTTGGCGGAGGCGGTTTTGGCGGCGGCGGAGGATTCTCCGGCGGTGGCGCAAGTGGAGGTTGGTAG
- a CDS encoding DUF3703 domain-containing protein produces MHQKLKEAFHRELKSGKELFFLSRFEESFSHLERAHILGQMDVMAHTISHYWMLRIAIRTKSWKDTCGQIIRIPAGIVGSAVGIVPTGNTGGSNVSATKSMDIPKDLQEFLKYGDTMSTKIEKNSKIFLRLALAASFLSAVADRFGIWGKAGSPGVAWGNMESFLGYTAMLNPWAPEFLSNSLGYVATGLEVVLGVFLIIGFRLKESSLISFVLLLIFALSMTFTGGVKGPLDYSVFTASAASLLLFSSCKKEV; encoded by the coding sequence ATGCATCAAAAACTAAAAGAAGCGTTTCATAGAGAACTCAAATCGGGGAAAGAGTTATTCTTCTTAAGCCGATTTGAGGAGTCTTTTTCTCATTTAGAAAGAGCTCATATCTTAGGTCAGATGGATGTCATGGCCCATACCATTAGTCATTATTGGATGCTTAGAATTGCTATAAGAACGAAGAGCTGGAAAGATACGTGTGGACAGATTATTCGTATTCCTGCGGGAATTGTGGGTTCTGCTGTAGGTATTGTCCCTACGGGTAACACCGGTGGTAGCAATGTGAGCGCAACTAAATCAATGGATATACCAAAAGACCTTCAAGAATTTTTAAAGTACGGAGATACTATGAGTACAAAAATAGAGAAGAATTCAAAAATATTTTTAAGGCTTGCTCTCGCTGCAAGTTTTCTATCAGCTGTCGCTGACCGATTTGGTATTTGGGGAAAAGCAGGTTCCCCTGGTGTTGCGTGGGGAAATATGGAATCTTTTTTAGGATATACAGCAATGCTTAATCCTTGGGCCCCTGAATTTCTTTCTAACTCTTTGGGATATGTGGCAACAGGATTGGAAGTTGTTTTAGGAGTATTTTTAATTATTGGCTTTAGACTTAAAGAATCGTCACTTATTAGTTTCGTACTTCTATTAATCTTTGCTCTTAGCATGACGTTCACTGGAGGAGTTAAAGGTCCTCTTGATTATAGTGTTTTCACAGCATCGGCAGCTTCTTTATTATTATTCTCTTCTTGTAAAAAAGAAGTATAG
- a CDS encoding YgjP-like metallopeptidase domain-containing protein — MPIAKYFKNYPDALKKQIEDLISSGNLKSYLLKKYPNQHSINSDKQLYEYVNELKDLYMKNVPQLSKVIYQKQRDIIKDALGTHTFVSRNHGGKLKSKHEIRIAQSLKDAPKEMLEMLVVHELAHFKEKDHNKAFYKLCIHMQPDYHQVEFDLRLYLTLLDQGENLYDGSFVK, encoded by the coding sequence ATGCCTATTGCGAAGTATTTTAAAAATTATCCTGATGCTTTAAAGAAGCAAATAGAAGACCTAATTTCAAGTGGCAATTTAAAGTCGTACCTTCTTAAGAAGTATCCTAATCAACATAGCATAAATTCAGACAAACAACTCTATGAGTACGTAAATGAATTGAAAGATTTGTACATGAAAAATGTTCCTCAACTTAGTAAGGTCATTTATCAAAAGCAGAGAGATATAATCAAAGATGCACTTGGAACCCATACCTTTGTCAGTCGCAATCATGGAGGAAAACTTAAGAGTAAACATGAGATTAGAATTGCTCAAAGTTTAAAAGATGCACCAAAAGAGATGCTTGAAATGCTAGTCGTCCACGAACTCGCTCACTTCAAAGAAAAAGACCACAATAAGGCCTTTTATAAATTATGTATTCATATGCAACCAGATTATCATCAAGTTGAATTTGATCTACGCTTATATTTAACTCTGCTAGATCAAGGTGAAAATCTTTATGATGGATCATTTGTTAAATAA
- a CDS encoding YebC/PmpR family DNA-binding transcriptional regulator encodes MGRKWANIEKKKGAADKLRGQIYTKILFEVQKAVKSGGDDASTNFLLRIALEKCKKNNVPKDNIDRAIKKGLGGDDDGFEEVTYEGYGLDGVAIFVETSTNNTTRTVANVRSYFNKAGGSLGTTGTLQFIFTRKAVFEVPQGDLDEDEFTLEMIDCGAEEIELEDGIFEVSGPMEVFGSISKKLEEMKLEPEEAGLQQIPTTFKEISDESYLSNMKLIEKLEADDDVVTVYHNIQFSEHFNDL; translated from the coding sequence ATGGGAAGAAAATGGGCCAATATTGAAAAGAAGAAAGGCGCAGCTGATAAGTTAAGAGGACAAATATATACGAAAATTCTTTTTGAAGTTCAAAAGGCCGTTAAATCTGGTGGTGATGATGCCAGTACAAACTTCCTACTAAGAATTGCACTTGAAAAATGTAAGAAGAATAATGTTCCAAAAGACAATATTGATAGAGCAATTAAAAAAGGTCTTGGTGGTGATGACGATGGTTTTGAAGAAGTAACCTATGAAGGTTATGGGTTAGACGGCGTTGCAATCTTTGTTGAGACTTCAACAAATAATACAACGAGAACTGTTGCCAATGTGCGCTCATACTTCAATAAGGCCGGAGGTTCACTTGGTACGACAGGAACATTACAATTTATCTTCACTCGAAAAGCTGTCTTTGAAGTTCCTCAAGGGGATTTAGATGAAGATGAGTTTACACTAGAGATGATTGATTGTGGTGCGGAAGAAATAGAGCTTGAAGATGGTATTTTTGAGGTTAGTGGGCCGATGGAAGTTTTTGGATCAATCTCTAAGAAATTAGAAGAAATGAAACTAGAACCAGAGGAAGCTGGTCTTCAGCAAATTCCAACGACTTTTAAAGAGATTTCAGATGAGTCTTATCTTAGTAATATGAAATTAATTGAAAAGCTGGAAGCAGATGATGACGTTGTAACTGTTTATCATAATATTCAATTTAGCGAACACTTTAATGATCTATAA
- a CDS encoding GNAT family N-acetyltransferase, protein MIIETERLILRQWKNSDIEPFIQLNLDTETMKFFPSTYGREVSEKLIERERERIKQDDIGLLAVEVKETGEFIGFIGLGRPAYETPFTPCTEIGWRIYRDFWGKGYATEGARSVIEFAFTELGLEEVVSFTSKLNKPSIRVMEKIGMKRDLGGDFDHPMVDDGDKLKRHVLYRIKKDDAMRLL, encoded by the coding sequence ATGATTATAGAGACAGAGAGATTGATTTTAAGACAGTGGAAGAACTCTGATATAGAGCCCTTCATTCAATTAAATTTAGATACTGAAACGATGAAGTTCTTTCCTTCAACTTATGGAAGAGAAGTAAGTGAAAAATTAATAGAGAGGGAGCGCGAGAGAATTAAGCAAGATGATATTGGACTACTTGCTGTTGAAGTGAAAGAAACTGGGGAATTTATCGGTTTTATTGGCCTTGGTAGACCTGCTTATGAAACTCCTTTCACGCCATGTACAGAGATTGGTTGGAGAATTTATAGAGACTTCTGGGGAAAAGGCTACGCAACTGAGGGGGCTAGGTCAGTGATAGAGTTTGCTTTTACAGAACTGGGGCTTGAGGAAGTAGTCTCCTTTACTTCTAAATTAAATAAACCTTCAATAAGAGTTATGGAAAAAATTGGAATGAAGCGAGACCTCGGGGGAGATTTTGATCATCCAATGGTTGATGATGGAGACAAATTAAAAAGGCATGTTCTCTATAGAATAAAGAAAGATGATGCGATGCGATTGCTATAG
- a CDS encoding LemA family protein, with amino-acid sequence MKILSLGFIMLLLTSCGMQSIPTALNEVDAQWAEVQNQYKRRSDLIPNLVSTVKGYASHEKDTLQAVVEARAKATSVNVSADKLNTETLGKFSKAQSGLSSALGRLMVVVEKYPDLKANANFRDLQVQLEGTENRITVARNRYIQSIKAFNNLITVPPTSWYNSIFLKHEKKPQFEVENLKEAQEAPKVKF; translated from the coding sequence ATGAAAATATTAAGTTTAGGTTTTATCATGCTCTTGCTTACATCATGTGGAATGCAAAGTATTCCAACAGCTCTCAATGAAGTTGATGCACAGTGGGCTGAGGTTCAAAACCAATATAAGAGAAGAAGTGATTTAATTCCAAATCTAGTTTCTACAGTGAAAGGTTATGCTAGTCATGAGAAAGACACTCTACAGGCCGTTGTAGAAGCAAGAGCAAAAGCGACTTCTGTAAATGTTAGCGCAGATAAGCTAAACACTGAAACTCTTGGGAAATTCTCTAAAGCACAGAGTGGACTTTCATCTGCTCTTGGAAGACTAATGGTTGTTGTTGAGAAGTATCCTGATTTAAAGGCGAACGCAAACTTTAGAGACCTACAAGTTCAGCTTGAAGGTACTGAAAATAGAATTACTGTTGCCAGAAATAGATATATCCAATCTATTAAGGCCTTTAACAATTTAATCACTGTACCTCCAACATCTTGGTATAACTCAATATTTTTAAAGCATGAGAAAAAGCCACAATTTGAAGTCGAGAATCTTAAGGAAGCGCAAGAAGCTCCAAAGGTGAAGTTCTAG
- a CDS encoding TPM domain-containing protein produces the protein MKISNEDRAFIKKAIVEAELKTSGEIVPVILSKSDFYPAAHFRLALFFAFLFALLTYNFYDFEDSITLVWVQIPGMILGYLLGYIPFLKRLATTKNEMQEEVFQRALEVFHSSNVSKTKDRTGIMIYVSLLERRVEVMADNGIASVVAENYWDRIVSDLIAHIKTGEIIKGLCVAITECGTELIEKFPIASDDKNEITDELITDL, from the coding sequence GTGAAAATATCAAATGAAGATAGAGCATTTATTAAAAAAGCAATTGTCGAGGCTGAACTTAAAACATCGGGAGAAATCGTGCCTGTCATTTTGTCGAAGTCAGACTTCTATCCGGCAGCGCACTTTAGACTAGCTCTTTTTTTTGCATTTCTCTTTGCTCTTCTTACTTATAACTTCTATGACTTTGAAGATTCAATTACTCTCGTTTGGGTTCAAATTCCAGGAATGATTTTAGGCTACCTCTTAGGATATATACCTTTTCTAAAGAGACTTGCTACGACTAAAAATGAAATGCAAGAGGAAGTTTTTCAAAGAGCTTTAGAGGTTTTTCATTCAAGTAATGTTTCTAAGACTAAAGACAGAACAGGCATTATGATTTACGTCTCTCTTCTAGAGAGGAGAGTCGAAGTTATGGCAGATAATGGAATAGCGAGCGTTGTTGCTGAAAATTATTGGGATAGAATTGTTTCAGACCTTATCGCTCACATTAAGACAGGGGAGATTATTAAAGGTCTTTGCGTTGCAATTACTGAGTGTGGAACTGAGTTAATCGAAAAATTTCCAATTGCTTCTGATGATAAAAATGAAATAACAGATGAACTTATTACGGACCTATAA
- a CDS encoding NADPH-dependent FMN reductase, translated as MGPTKQVEVVALNGSVRRNSSNGLLLKALNDLVELSIYESLDLLPHFNPDIDEPEVVIDFKDKVSAASYLLIVTPEYAHGVPGVLKNALDWLVSDERLPGKKVIVFVCSAGSGEYAMSSLLEVLKTMSLSVSLDKCFQVNAIRSKFMGNRLIDKDLKEVLENLAKKILSIS; from the coding sequence ATGGGCCCAACTAAGCAAGTTGAAGTTGTTGCATTAAATGGAAGTGTTAGAAGAAATTCATCTAATGGACTTTTGCTAAAAGCATTGAATGATCTAGTGGAGTTATCTATATATGAATCACTTGATCTATTGCCACATTTTAATCCCGATATCGATGAGCCAGAAGTTGTCATAGATTTTAAAGATAAGGTTAGTGCTGCAAGCTATCTGCTAATTGTTACTCCTGAGTATGCACATGGGGTTCCGGGAGTATTGAAGAATGCTCTTGATTGGCTCGTTTCAGATGAAAGACTTCCAGGGAAGAAAGTTATTGTCTTTGTTTGTTCTGCTGGGAGTGGTGAGTATGCAATGAGTTCGTTGCTGGAAGTTTTAAAGACAATGTCTCTGTCAGTTTCTTTAGATAAATGCTTTCAAGTGAATGCGATTCGTTCAAAATTCATGGGGAATAGGCTAATAGATAAAGACTTGAAAGAAGTGCTCGAAAATCTAGCGAAAAAAATACTTTCAATCAGCTAA
- a CDS encoding SEC-C metal-binding domain-containing protein: protein MTNEIKKEEAKEEVGHVHGPNCNHGHDHHHEQLRPIVRSSAKIGRNDPCSCGSTKKFKKCCGK from the coding sequence ATGACTAATGAAATTAAAAAAGAAGAAGCAAAGGAAGAAGTGGGACATGTTCACGGTCCAAATTGTAATCATGGGCATGATCATCATCATGAACAGTTGAGGCCAATTGTAAGATCAAGCGCAAAAATTGGTCGTAATGATCCTTGTTCATGTGGAAGCACGAAGAAATTTAAAAAGTGTTGTGGAAAGTAA
- a CDS encoding tRNA-binding protein encodes MHLNFQPSQPAEKEIAFDYFLNVDMRIGEVLEVKDFPEARNPSYILKIDFGEGIGIKKSSAQLTVHYAKEDLLGKKVLAVVNFPSRQVGKIMSEVLVMGFSDKEGGIVLFELDKNVPNGSRLH; translated from the coding sequence ATGCATTTAAACTTTCAACCTAGCCAGCCGGCAGAAAAAGAGATAGCTTTTGATTATTTTTTAAATGTAGATATGCGGATAGGGGAAGTTTTAGAAGTTAAAGACTTTCCTGAAGCAAGGAACCCAAGTTATATTCTAAAAATTGATTTTGGTGAGGGCATAGGCATAAAGAAATCATCAGCACAGTTAACTGTCCATTATGCGAAGGAAGACCTATTGGGAAAGAAGGTTTTAGCTGTCGTGAACTTCCCTTCAAGACAAGTCGGAAAGATTATGTCGGAAGTTCTAGTTATGGGGTTCTCTGATAAAGAAGGTGGCATTGTTCTCTTTGAGCTTGATAAAAATGTTCCAAACGGATCCAGGCTTCACTAA